The genomic window GAAAACGCATTCCTTTCATTGAAAGGGAACCACTAACTAATTCACTAGAAGCTGTATCAATATTGGTGGTGTGATGTTTTACTATTATGTGATTACACTTCTTGTTATTGCACTTATAGCGATTGTAATGTTTATATGCATGATGTAAGTAAGTTCCCTTACCGCATCTAGGACATTTAGGATTATTTAGTTTAGGACGTCCGTCACCGTCGCCTAGGACGAATTGGCGCTTACACTGCTTACATTGATACTTTTGTTTAGCCTGCTTATTCATACCAAACTTATATAGTTTATCAGAATTACAGCGTGGGCATTTTATATTAGTTTTGCTCATTGTTCTTCTCTCCTTTTCGAAGGGGGTATTATTTAGTCTTGCAAACCTATTGTATTTCCTTGGGTTGAGAAGAGCAATGTTCATATAACTTAACAGATCGGTGATTTAAATGGAGGGGGTAATATGAAAAAAATTTATATCCTTAGTATTGTAATACTGATGTTTATTCTTTATGGCTGTTCAAGCAAAACTTTAAATATTTCAGATTTAGAACCATCAAATATTGTTGTGGATTATGATACTATAAATGCAACAGTAAAAGAAGATCCTATAAAATCTTCAAAAGAAAATATTACTTTAGTTTTAAAAAACAAAACAAAATATGAATACTTTTATGGTGTTGATTTTGAATTAGAAGTGGAATTAGATGATAATTGGTATAAGATACCCTTCCATAAAAATCCTGAGTTTATAGAAATTTCAATGATATTAAATGGAAATAGTGAGTCTAATGAAGAAATAGAATTATCTAAGTATTTTTCTGATTTGCCAGATGGTAAGTACCGTATACTTAAAACTTTTTATCTTGATGATTCAAAAACAGTTGTATCAGGTTTATTTAATATAAAGAAATAGTAAATAATATACGGTGATGGTTTATCATGTCCAAATTTTCTTCTATATATTTTACTACATCTCCATCTTTCTTAAAAGCAAATATATTATTGCGAAAATATGTCTATATATTATACTTTTAGCTAAATATAATAAGGCTATTCTAAAAGAGTAGCCTATTAAACATAATTGAAGTTCCCAATAAAACATAAAAAGTTATGATAACTTTTTAAAATCATCATAACTTTAATTTTATTTAATATAAATTTTTAATGTATATAATTATATTTATAACTACTCCTTAATAACTCCAACTGCAACACCAATAATACTAAATTGATTCTCTTCTAACATAATTGGTTCATAGTCATCATTCTCAGGCATAAGTAAAACTTTTCCCCCCATAGTTTTATATGTTTTTAAAGTAGCATCTCCTGCTATATCAACTGCCACTATATCGCCAATCTCAGCCATATTTTGTTTATTTATAACTACATAATCTCCATCATCTATTTTTTTATTTATCATTGATTCACCTTTTATTTTTAAAATAAATAAATTTTCATTATTTCCTATCCACTCTGATGGAATACTATATTTACCTTGAAATTCGCTATTTATAAGTATTGGCATATCAGCTGATATTTCATTATATATTGGAATATGAGTTAAGTTTGTAACTTTTCTCTCCGCTCCATTTTCTTCAATATATATTTCACCTATCCCAGTTGAGTCCTTTATAAAACTATTTGAGATACGCTTTTTTAAATCTATATACTCTATACTTTCTAATGTTGATGGAAGCATTGATCTATCAAATTTAGGTATATCACTTATTTCTTCTAAATCTTTATTAATTATGATAATTTCATTTCCATCTGTTGCAATTCCATATTGAACATCTGGACAATTAGCCATATAGCTTTTTAACTGTGATAACGCTGACGCTACTCCATCTCCCCATTTTTTAACTTCTATTAATATGTACGGTAACTTTACCTTTTTTCTATAAGTATTAACTACTATATCAGCTAGTCCAAATTTAGAACCTATGTTTATTTTATGTTCTAAGTTTATTAAATTTAATGGATATTTATATACTTCATTTAGCTCTTTTAATATCCACTGTCTTACCCGTTCTTCATCTGAATATATATCATTAATTTCTTCTTTAAATAAATAATCATTTATATCAACACTATATACCCTTCTTATTAAACAGTCCTCTTTTATCCTTAAAAATTTATAATCTATATCCTTTATAAACTTACTTGGATTTCCACTTGAAGTCATATATAGCCTTTCTGTAGCCCTTGTCATTCCAACATACATTAACTTTCTTTCTCTAGATTCTAACATTTTAGCATCATCTAAATCTCGAACTCTAGATAAACTTGGAATTATATTAGAATTTAATCCAATCATTATTACTACCTTAAACTCTAACCCCTTAATAGAATGCATTGTAACTAATTTAACAGCTTCTTCTAAAAAATCAAACTCTTCATTACTTTGAAATATAGATGTTGGAATTCCTTCCTTTTGTAAATACTTTTGAACTTCTTTTAATTGATTTTTTCTTCTTTGAATAATAACAATATCATTAAGTTTATATTTATGTTTTAATTTTTTATTTATAAGATCTGCAACATAACTTGCTTCTGATGCTTCATCTTTGAAATTTATGTATATAGGATATTTACCTTGCTTGTCTATAAGACTTGGCTTAACAAAATTGTCATCTACAATTAATTCTTCATCCTTAGTTATTAAACTAAAAGCAGCTTGTGCAATTTGAGTAGTAGTTCTATAATTCTTACTTAGTGAAATTGACTTACCTGTCATATCATACCCTATACTAGTAAATGATCTATTTTTAATTAGCCAAGATTGTGAATATATACTTTGTGCAATATCAGCAATAAAAGTTATGCTTGAATAAGGCTTTTCATTATATAACTCTTTTAAAAACTCTAACTGTACTTTAGATAAATCTTGACTTTCATCTATTAATATATGTGTATATTTCTTAAGTGGCTTTTTCCTAACCTGCTCTAATGCCATTAAATTTATACTTTGAAAATCCAATCTATTTATTTTTCTAAGATTTTCATCATATTGTTCTAATACCTGATAAATAGCATACCTTTGTTCTGAATTCTTTCTAAGCTTTTGAGGTCCCTCTGAGCTTAACTTCGAAACTCTTCCTATTCTATCTACCCCTTGATATTCATGCAAATCCATATAGTTGCAAGCTTTTATCCAAAGTATTTCTTCTTTTATAAAGTCTAAAAATTTAGTGTCTATTATTTTAACATCTGGAAATTTTTTAGATACTGTAGTTATAGCATCAATTAAAGCTTGTTGAGCCTCTTTTCTATTGCTTAATTTTAAATTTAACTTATATTTAGATACATACTGCTTAAAATAATAATATGTTAAAGCATCTACATTTTGTATACGTAATTTTTTATTGTTATTCTCCCAGAAAAAACTTTTCTGATCATATTCTTTTTCTATATTTTCATATATAAATAATACATACTTTAAAAGTGATTTATTATAAGTTACCATTAGAACATTATCATCATCTTGTGTACAATAATTTTCTAATAGTAATGGAATCTTATTTACAGCAACCGTAGTCTTTCCCGAACCTGCTACTCCCTTAATTAACATAGGCCCATTTGGCTTACTCTCTATAATTCTTTTTTGTTCCACATTTAGTTGCATATTTACCTCTCTTTATACTTGATACTTATAGTAAATATTCTACTATATCATGTTATAAGTTGTAAAATAAAATATTTATATCCAAATTTATTTATAAAAATAAATATTAAATTAATTTTTTATACAAAAAAACTTTTTTATTATCTAATCTATTTAAGAAATAAAAATAACAAAAGCCAATGCTAAAGCATTGACTTTACTAATTTAACTACTCTCATATTAAATTAATTCATATTCTCCACAATCATTCTTTTTATAAACTGATGCAAAGCTAGTGCTATTAATTCCTTTAAACATGGAAATTTCATCTTCTACATTTAGAATTATATCCGGCTCTTCATAATAAACTTCATTACCTGAATTATCTTTATCTACTTTATAATTCTCTTCAAGCTTTTCACTACCATTGTGTATTTCAACCTTTAAATTAAGCATTATTGAGTATAACAAAATCTTTTTAGCTAAATAAATTCTTTTTTCTAATAAAAGATTATTGTCATTACTTTCTAAATAAGTGTTATCCATTCCTTGTATTATAGATTTTTCATCATTTGTTTCGTATATTTCCCCATCAAAGTTTAGCACATATTTACTACAAGCCTCTTTTATATTATTTATTTTCATTAAAGCTTCCATAATGCTCCTCCTTTTGTTTATAAGAGAGTTTACATTAAAAATCTTAATTTTTAATTTATTTAATATTAAGAAATAATAACATTTTCAAAAGATTTCATTTTATCTATAAAAATAAATTAAATATTCTAGAAAAGTCATTATTTATATATGTATCTAATTATTGACTAATTCTAAAAAAATTATTATAATCCATTTTATTTAATATTTGTTAACTTATGTTAAGTTTATATTTATTTAACTTAGAAGTCAATGATATCATTTAATAATTTATAAATAACTCTCTCTTTCACATTAAATACTACTTGTATAATTATAGTAATTATATCCATTTTATGATAAAATAACCCTATATAAAATTCTTTTAAATCTAAATTAATATATAAAATTTATATATTTTATCTGAAGTTTATTTATCAATAAAAATTATTCTATAGAACGTTGAAGAAAAGGGGAAACCTATTTATGAAAAACTTAATTAAAACTATTAAGTTTTGGGAAATTATATTTATTATTCTTTTACTTATTAATATCTCTCCATCATTTATTGAGTTTTTACCTATTACTATTTTGCCATTAACCTTGGTTAGTATTATTCCATGTATTCTGGCATTTAGAGAAAGAAAGCATTATATTATTTCAATTAATATTCTTATTGAAATAATATCTGTAATAATATACATATACATATACATATGGCAACTACATATTTAATTTTTTATTAGAAGAAACTATCTCCAAATAGCTAGTTCTAAAAAAATATAATTTGTACTTTATTAAAATTAAATAATACAATGATATATAATAAAATCACCTAGTAAAAATATTTAATCTTACTAGGTGATTTTTATTTTATTAATAATTTATCAGTATTTTATATGTTTTAAATATTATTTTTATTTATTTATCAAATATATATAAAATAATATTTATTTTCCTAATATTTATACTAATGATTAATATTTTGTTAACACTCTTTAGTATTCGATGCTATAATTTGTATATAAATAGAATAAATGGTTATATACAGTTATCCATAATTTTACTTTATAGAGCTTAAACTTCTAATTTTATTCTATTATTTTATATACTACCCTACATACTGGAAAAGTAGCACTAATTAATAATCTCACTAATAAAGGAGAGATGACGTATTTAATGACAGCTTAAAATAAAGGAGGAAATATTATTATGTACTACATCCCATATCTTGTTATTTTTTTAGGTCTTATATTCTCTTTACTTATTCTAATAAATCATTACGAGAAACAAAAATCATTACCTTCTAAATTTATAGATAAACAAAAATACTTTCATTATATGAATATTTTATTTTTATTTGTAGGTTCTATTTATATTATTTTAGGTTTATTATCTCTATTTAATATATTGTCAATAAATATACTTACAACACTTACTTCTATTACCACGATTTCTTACTTAATTAAAATGTTATCCATAACCAAAAAATACGGACAACAAAAAAATAATTGTTAAACCTTTTAAATTAATTTAAATCTAACCTATATATGAAAGGAACTAATTATGATTTATAGATTTTTATTTTAAATAAGGAGTAACTGTCTTTAAAGTTACTCCTTATTTATTAAAAAATACGTTATAATCAAGATAAGTCTATTTTTTCTTTCTTCTAAGAATTACTCCTACTG from Clostridium septicum includes these protein-coding regions:
- a CDS encoding S24 family peptidase encodes the protein MQLNVEQKRIIESKPNGPMLIKGVAGSGKTTVAVNKIPLLLENYCTQDDDNVLMVTYNKSLLKYVLFIYENIEKEYDQKSFFWENNNKKLRIQNVDALTYYYFKQYVSKYKLNLKLSNRKEAQQALIDAITTVSKKFPDVKIIDTKFLDFIKEEILWIKACNYMDLHEYQGVDRIGRVSKLSSEGPQKLRKNSEQRYAIYQVLEQYDENLRKINRLDFQSINLMALEQVRKKPLKKYTHILIDESQDLSKVQLEFLKELYNEKPYSSITFIADIAQSIYSQSWLIKNRSFTSIGYDMTGKSISLSKNYRTTTQIAQAAFSLITKDEELIVDDNFVKPSLIDKQGKYPIYINFKDEASEASYVADLINKKLKHKYKLNDIVIIQRRKNQLKEVQKYLQKEGIPTSIFQSNEEFDFLEEAVKLVTMHSIKGLEFKVVIMIGLNSNIIPSLSRVRDLDDAKMLESRERKLMYVGMTRATERLYMTSSGNPSKFIKDIDYKFLRIKEDCLIRRVYSVDINDYLFKEEINDIYSDEERVRQWILKELNEVYKYPLNLINLEHKINIGSKFGLADIVVNTYRKKVKLPYILIEVKKWGDGVASALSQLKSYMANCPDVQYGIATDGNEIIIINKDLEEISDIPKFDRSMLPSTLESIEYIDLKKRISNSFIKDSTGIGEIYIEENGAERKVTNLTHIPIYNEISADMPILINSEFQGKYSIPSEWIGNNENLFILKIKGESMINKKIDDGDYVVINKQNMAEIGDIVAVDIAGDATLKTYKTMGGKVLLMPENDDYEPIMLEENQFSIIGVAVGVIKE
- a CDS encoding immunoglobulin-like domain-containing protein, with the protein product MKKIYILSIVILMFILYGCSSKTLNISDLEPSNIVVDYDTINATVKEDPIKSSKENITLVLKNKTKYEYFYGVDFELEVELDDNWYKIPFHKNPEFIEISMILNGNSESNEEIELSKYFSDLPDGKYRILKTFYLDDSKTVVSGLFNIKK